A window of Dehalococcoidia bacterium contains these coding sequences:
- a CDS encoding slipin family protein: MGLTIAAIIAVILIATLSMSIKVVNEYERGVIFRLGRLMGAKGPGFFMIIPFIDRMVKIDLRIITMDVPAQDVITRDNVTVRVNAVVYFRVINPEASVVKVTNHIQATSQISQTTLRNVLGQHELDELLSQREKLNQNLQSIIDEQTDPWGVKVSIVEIKDVELPESMRRSMAAQAEAERVRRAKIIHAEGELQASQKLTEAGHIIAQEPVTLQLRYLQTLTEIATEKTNTLIFPVPIDLISMFLPKHNMDTTQEDKRKSAK; this comes from the coding sequence TGCAGCCATCATCGCGGTCATTCTTATCGCTACCCTTTCGATGTCTATCAAGGTGGTAAACGAGTATGAACGCGGGGTGATTTTCAGGCTGGGGAGGCTTATGGGTGCTAAGGGCCCAGGCTTTTTCATGATCATTCCTTTTATAGACCGGATGGTCAAGATAGACCTGCGTATCATTACGATGGATGTTCCCGCCCAAGATGTCATCACCAGGGATAACGTCACGGTGCGCGTTAACGCCGTTGTCTATTTTCGTGTCATCAATCCCGAAGCTTCTGTGGTTAAAGTCACCAACCATATACAGGCCACATCGCAGATATCACAGACTACGCTACGCAACGTCCTCGGCCAGCACGAACTGGATGAACTTCTTTCTCAGCGTGAAAAATTGAACCAGAACCTTCAAAGTATCATAGACGAACAAACCGACCCCTGGGGCGTCAAGGTCAGTATCGTGGAGATTAAAGATGTCGAACTGCCTGAGTCAATGCGCCGTTCCATGGCCGCCCAGGCCGAAGCGGAACGCGTACGCCGCGCCAAAATCATACATGCTGAGGGTGAATTGCAAGCTTCCCAAAAACTGACCGAGGCCGGGCATATCATCGCCCAGGAACCGGTAACACTCCAGTTGCGTTACCTTCAAACCCTTACGGAGATAGCCACCGAAAAGACCAACACGCTCATCTTCCCCGTGCCTATCGACCTAATATCCATGTTTTTGCCCAAGCATAACATGGATACTACTCAAGAAGATAAGAGGAAAAGCGCGAAATAA